A window from Gossypium raimondii isolate GPD5lz chromosome 7, ASM2569854v1, whole genome shotgun sequence encodes these proteins:
- the LOC105769958 gene encoding uncharacterized protein LOC105769958: protein MNPIILFLFFSLFIMTLSLQTEPATNNAQIIVMGLVYCDVCTTNSFSRHSYFLPGAEVQIDCNFRAYVPKTKEQVSFSVNRTTDKHGVYMVEIPSVDGIECAEADIASTCQASLVGSSSASCNIPGYGSTTDEMAIKSRHPNLCIYSLAAMNFRPSKRNARLCGK from the exons ATGAACCCAATCATTCTCTTTCTGTTTTTTTCACTGTTTATTATGACATTATCTTTGCAAACTGAGCCAGCAACAAACAATGCTCAGATCATCGTAATGGGCCTTGTTTATTGTGACGTTTGCACCACCAACAGCTTCTCCAGACACAGCTACTTTTTACCAG GCGCAGAGGTTCAAATAGACTGCAACTTCAGGGCATATGttccaaaaacaaaagaacagGTATCATTCTCAGTCAACAGAACTACAGATAAACATGGAGTTTACATGGTGGAAATACCATCAGTTGATGGGATCGAATGTGCGGAAGCAGACATTGCATCTACTTGCCAAGCAAGCTTAGTTGGGAGCTCATCTGCTTCCTGCAATATTCCTGGTTACGGTAGCACAACAGATGAGATGGCAATCAAATCCAGACACCCCAATCTCTGCATCTACAGCCTAGCTGCAATGAATTTCAGACCGTCGAAAAGAAATGCTCGCTTGTGCGGGAAATAA
- the LOC105769974 gene encoding membrane-anchored ubiquitin-fold protein 3 isoform X1, whose translation MMDRIWVHFNTCLLLPLLCSRKESLLSGPKVNASAFSIKNKKIAPKGANDIKLINTGKILENNKMVGQCRVPFGDLPKAVNAMHVVVQPSVTKVKTEKEEDEVPRKNLYPCSIL comes from the exons ATGATGGATCGGATATGGGTCCATTTCAATACTTGCCTACTTCTACCATTGCTATGCTCTAGGAAAGAATCGTTGCTGAGTGGCCCAAAGGTGAATGCTTCCGCTTTCTCTATAAAAA ATAAAAAGATTGCGCCTAAGGGAGCCAATGACATCAAACTAATAAATACCGGGAAAATTTTGGAGAATAATAAGATGGTTGGCCAGTGTAGAGTACCTTTCGGTGATCTCCCTAAAGCAGTCAACGCCATGCATGTTGTTGTCCAGCCATCTGTAACAAAAGTGAAAACAG AAAAGGAGGAGGATGAGGTGCCGAGGAAAAACTTGTATCCGTGTTccatattataa
- the LOC105769974 gene encoding membrane-anchored ubiquitin-fold protein 3 isoform X2, translated as MMDRIWVHFNTCLLLPLLCSRKESLLSGPKVNASAFSIKNKKIAPKGANDIKLINTGKILENNKMVGQCRVPFGDLPKAVNAMHVVVQPSVTKVKTG; from the exons ATGATGGATCGGATATGGGTCCATTTCAATACTTGCCTACTTCTACCATTGCTATGCTCTAGGAAAGAATCGTTGCTGAGTGGCCCAAAGGTGAATGCTTCCGCTTTCTCTATAAAAA ATAAAAAGATTGCGCCTAAGGGAGCCAATGACATCAAACTAATAAATACCGGGAAAATTTTGGAGAATAATAAGATGGTTGGCCAGTGTAGAGTACCTTTCGGTGATCTCCCTAAAGCAGTCAACGCCATGCATGTTGTTGTCCAGCCATCTGTAACAAAAGTGAAAACAG GTTAA